The following are from one region of the Vitis riparia cultivar Riparia Gloire de Montpellier isolate 1030 chromosome 9, EGFV_Vit.rip_1.0, whole genome shotgun sequence genome:
- the LOC117921528 gene encoding gibberellin 3-beta-dioxygenase 1-like has product MPSRISDAFKAHPLHLNHRHLDLNSVQELPDLYAWAGVDENPSGDSLITESVPVIDLTDPNASELVGHACKSWGVFQVTNHGIPGSLLDDIESAGRSLFSLPAQQKLKAARSPDGVAGYGLARISSFFNKLMWYEGFTIFGSPLEHARQLWPQDYTKFCDVTEEFEKEMNQLAERLMWLMLGSLGITKEDVNWAGSKGDFKAALQLNSYPACPEPDRAMGLAAHTDSSLFTILYQNTVSGLQVQREGAGWITVPPLPGALVINVGDLLHILSNGVFPSVVHRALVNRTKHRLSVAYLYGPPAGVPISPVPKLVDSTHPPLYRPVTWSEYLCTKAKHFDKALSLVRLCIPRNGFIDVNDHNGVKVG; this is encoded by the exons ATGCCTTCGAGAATCTCTGATGCCTTCAAAGCCCACCCTCTCCACCTCAATCACAGACACTTGGACTTGAACTCAGTACAAGAATTACCCGACTTATATGCATGGGCAGGGGTGGACGAGAACCCTTCTGGAGACTCGTTAATCACTGAGTCCGTGCCGGTTATTGATCTCACCGACCCTAATGCCTCAGAACTCGTGGGTCATGCATGCAAGAGCTGGGGCGTCTTCCAAGTCACCAACCATGGCATCCCCGGCAGCCTCCTCGACGACATTGAGTCTGCTGGCAGGAGCCTTTTCTCTCTACCTGCCCAGCAAAAGCTGAAGGCCGCTCGCTCCCCTGATGGGGTTGCTGGCTATGGCCTCGCCAGGATTTCCTCTTTCTTCAACAAGCTCATGTGGTATGAAGGCTTCACCATCTTCGGATCTCCACTTGAACACGCTCGCCAACTTTGGCCTCAAGACTACACCAAATTCTG TGATGTCACGGAGGAGTTTGAGAAAGAGATGAACCAACTTGCAGAGAGGCTCATGTGGCTCATGCTTGGATCACTGGGGATCACTAAAGAAGATGTCAACTGGGCTGGCTCAAAAGGCGACTTCAAAGCTGCGCTGCAGTTGAACTCCTACCCAGCTTGTCCAGAGCCGGACAGGGCGATGGGTCTCGCCGCCCACACTGACTCTAGCCTCTTCACAATCCTCTACCAGAACACCGTCAGTGGTCTGCAGGTCCAACGAGAGGGAGCCGGATGGATCACAGTTCCTCCACTCCCGGGTGCACTTGTTATCAACGTTGGAGACCTCCTCCACATACTATCCAATGGGGTGTTCCCTAGCGTCGTACACAGGGCCTTGGTTAACCGGACAAAGCATCGACTCTCTGTGGCCTACCTCTACGGACCACCAGCCGGCGTTCCAATCTCGCCCGTGCCGAAGCTGGTTGACTCGACTCACCCTCCTCTCTACCGCCCAGTCACATGGAGCGAGTACCTCTGCACCAAGGCAAAGCACTTTGACAAGGCTCTTTCATTAGTTCGGCTGTGTATACCCAGGAACGGATTCATCGATGTAAACGATCACAATGGGGTGAAAGTAGGTTAG
- the LOC117922329 gene encoding probable 2-oxoglutarate-dependent dioxygenase AOP1, with the protein MGSETSLKLPVIDFSDPELKPGTLQWNLVKAQVQKALEEYGCFEAFFNKVPLDLRKAIFGALEELFDLPLQTKLRNSSKKPYHGYVGQYPTVPLYESMGIDDALVQEKAEHFTKLLWPEGNANFCKTIQSFSEQLSELDHTIRRMVLESLGMEKYLDEHMDSTNYLLRVMKYKGPQTTETKLGLNAHTDKNIVTILYQNQVDGLGVQTKDGQWINIKCSPDSFIIMIGDSFLAWTNGRLHSPYHRVMMTGNESRYSTGLFSIPKAGYVIKAPEELVDEEHPLLFKPFDHLEFLQFYYTEAGQRAESALKTYCGV; encoded by the exons ATGGGATCTGAAACCTCTCTCAAGCTTCCTGTCATAGACTTCTCAGATCCAGAGCTGAAGCCAGGAACTCTCCAGTGGAACTTGGTGAAAGCCCAAGTGCAGAAAGCACTTGAAGAGTATGGTTGCTTTGAGGCTTTTTTCAATAAGGTTCCTCTAGATCTTCGTAAGGCGATATTTGGTGCTCTGGAAGAACTTTTTGATCTCCCTCTACAAACCAAGTTGAGAAACTCTTCCAAAAAGCCTTATCATGGTTATGTTGGGCAGTATCCAACGGTGCCACTCTATGAGAGCATGGGCATTGATGATGCACTAGTCCAAGAAAAAGCTGAACATTTCACTAAGCTCTTGTGGCCTGAAGGCAATGCTAATTTTTG CAAAACTATACAATCCTTCTCAGAACAACTGTCAGAACTGGATCATACAATCAGGAGGATGGTGTTAGAGAGCTTGGGCATGGAGAAGTACTTGGATGAGCATATGGATTCTACAAACTACCTTCTTCGTGTCATGAAATATAAAGGGCCTCAAACTACCGAAACCAAGCTTGGGCTAAATGCTCACACAGACAAGAACATAGTTACCATATTGTATCAAAATCAAGTTGATGGACTAGGGGTGCAGACAAAAGATGGCCAATGGATCAACATCAAATGCTCACCAGACTCTTTTATCATCATGATCGGAGACTCTTTCCTC GCATGGACAAATGGTCGACTGCACTCTCCATATCATAGGGTGATGATGACTGGAAATGAGTCCAGGTACTCTACTGGATTGTTCTCAATCCCAAAAGCAGGGTATGTGATAAAAGCCCCAGAAGAGCTTGTGGATGAAGAACACCCTTTGCTCTTCAAACCGTTTGATCATCTAGAATTCCTCCAGTTCTACTACACTGAAGCTGGTCAGAGAGCTGAATCTGCTTTAAAAACCTACTGTGGTGTGTAA
- the LOC117922344 gene encoding probable 2-oxoglutarate-dependent dioxygenase AOP1 — protein MGSEAPRLPVLNFSTGTLKPGTKSWLLACKDVLHALEEYGCFVAVYDKVSSELDNTTFCQLEELFDLPTETKVKNTSDKPYFGYIGQHPLIPLHESMGIGDATTLKGVESFTNIMWPAGNDHFCETVLSYSKLVSELEQMMKKMVFESYDAEKYYDSHIQSTTYLLRLIKYRGPQKNETCIGTSCHTDKSFITVLHQNEVCGLEIRTKDGEWISFKPSPSSYVVMAGDALLAWSNGRIHSPEHRVIMNGNKARYSIGLFAYHSGIIEIPEELADEEHPLQFKPFNHYGLLHFYFTNKAGQAESTAKAYCGV, from the exons ATGGGCTCTGAAGCACCCAGGCTTCCTGTTCTCAATTTTTCCACTGGAACCTTGAAGCCTGGTACAAAATCATGGCTTTTGGCATGCAAAGATGTCCTGCATGCACTTGAGGAATATGGTTGTTTCGTAGCAGTGTATGATAAAGTTTCTTCAGAGCTTGACAACACAACGTTCTGTCAATTAGAAGAATTGTTCGATCTCCCCACAGAAACCAAAGTCAAAAACACTTCTGATAAGCCATATTTTGGCTATATCGGCCAGCATCCCCTTATTCCTCTTCATGAAAGCATGGGGATTGGAGATGCAACAACGCTCAAAGGAGTTGAAAGTTTCACAAACATCATGTGGCCTGCAGGAAATGATCATTTCTG TGAAACTGTGCTTTCATACTCAAAGCTAGTGTCAGAATTAGAAcaaatgatgaagaaaatggtCTTTGAAAGCTATGATGCAGAGAAGTACTATGACTCTCACATTCAATCAACCACTTACCTTCTCCGACTCATCAAATACAGAGGACCCCAGAAGAATGAGACTTGCATTGGTACTTCATGTCACACTGACAAGAGCTTCATAACCGTACTTCACCAAAACGAAGTCTGCGGTTTAGAGATACGAACGAAGGATGGCGAGTGGATTTCTTTCAAACCTTCTCCCTCATCCTATGTTGTCATGGCAGGGGATGCACTATTG GCATGGAGCAATGGCAGAATACATTCTCCCGAGCATCGGGTCATCATGAATGGGAATAAAGCGAGGTACTCAATCGGTCTATTTGCATACCATAGTGGGATTATAGAAATACCAGAAGAGCTAGCCGATGAAGAACACCCATTACAGTTCAAGCCATTTAATCATTATGGATTACTTCATTTCTACTTCACAAATAAGGCTGGGCAAGCTGAATCCACTGCCAAAGCCTACTGTGGTGTTTGA
- the LOC117922708 gene encoding gibberellin 3-beta-dioxygenase 1-like isoform X1 — protein MPSELSDAFKSMPANLYEKQLDLNSIQELPDSHAWASLGEHPCVDSLIAESVPVIDLSDPNALTLVGDACKSWGVFQVVNHGIPISLLEAIEDASRDLFALPPEQKLKATRPPDGFSGFGQPRIAPFFAKQMWYEGFTVLGSPLELVSKLWPEEYCTKFCEVTEEYDKQMKQLANKLLWLLLGSLGINKEDVEWAGPEGQLEGAHAALQLNSYPACPQPDKAMGLAEHTDSSLLTILYQGSNSGLQVVLEGSGWITVPPLPGALVVNIGDLLHILSNAAFPSVLHRAMVNNSKQRISVAYFYGPPATIPVAPIPKLVDSSHPPVYRSVTWSEFLATKAKHFNKALSLVRMPVPETDSSE, from the exons ATGCCTTCAGAACTCTCTGATGCCTTCAAATCCATGCCTGCCAATCTCTACGAGAAACAATTAGACCTGAACTCAATCCAAGAATTGCCCGATTCGCACGCATGGGCGTCTCTTGGCGAGCACCCTTGCGTGGACTCTTTAATTGCAGAATCAGTGCCGGTTATTGATCTGAGTGACCCCAATGCATTAACACTTGTGGGCGATGCGTGTAAGAGTTGGGGTGTGTTTCAAGTCGTCAACCATGGCATCCCCATCAGCCTTCTTGAAGCCATTGAGGATGCTAGCAGGGACCTTTTCGCATTGCCTCCGGAGCAAAAACTCAAGGCTACTCGCCCGCCTGATGGCTTCTCCGGCTTCGGCCAACCCCGGATTGCTCCGTTCTTTGCCAAGCAAATGTGGTATGAAGGCTTCACCGTCCTCGGATCGCCTCTCGAGCTTGTTTCCAAACTTTGGCCTGAAGAATACTGCACCAAGTTCTG TGAAGTTACTGAAGAATATGACAAACAGATGAAGCAGCTAGCAAATAAGCTCCTCTGGCTCCTGCTTGGCTCACTGGGAATCAACAAAGAAGATGTAGAATGGGCTGGTCCAGAAGGTCAGTTAGAAGGGGCACATGCTGCCTTGCAGTTGAACTCTTACCCAGCTTGTCCACAGCCGGACAAGGCCATGGGTCTTGCCGAGCACACTGACTCCTCCCTCCTCACCATCCTTTACCAGGGCAGCAACAGTGGTCTCCAAGTCGTCCTAGAAGGCAGTGGATGGATCACAGTTCCTCCTCTCCCTGGTGCGCTTGTCGTCAATATCGGCGACCTCCTCCATATACTATCCAACGCTGCATTTCCCAGTGTCCTCCACCGTGCCATGGTTAACAACTCCAAGCAGCGTATCTCCGTCGCCTATTTCTATGGACCACCGGCGACCATTCCAGTGGCGCCCATCCCAAAATTAGTTGACTCCAGTCACCCTCCTGTCTACCGCTCAGTTACATGGAGCGAGTTCCTTGCTACCAAGGCAAAGCATTTCAACAAGGCTCTTTCATTAGTTAGGATGCCAGTGCCGGAAACGGATTCATCGGAGTAA
- the LOC117922708 gene encoding gibberellin 3-beta-dioxygenase 1-like isoform X2, translating to MPANLYEKQLDLNSIQELPDSHAWASLGEHPCVDSLIAESVPVIDLSDPNALTLVGDACKSWGVFQVVNHGIPISLLEAIEDASRDLFALPPEQKLKATRPPDGFSGFGQPRIAPFFAKQMWYEGFTVLGSPLELVSKLWPEEYCTKFCEVTEEYDKQMKQLANKLLWLLLGSLGINKEDVEWAGPEGQLEGAHAALQLNSYPACPQPDKAMGLAEHTDSSLLTILYQGSNSGLQVVLEGSGWITVPPLPGALVVNIGDLLHILSNAAFPSVLHRAMVNNSKQRISVAYFYGPPATIPVAPIPKLVDSSHPPVYRSVTWSEFLATKAKHFNKALSLVRMPVPETDSSE from the exons ATGCCTGCCAATCTCTACGAGAAACAATTAGACCTGAACTCAATCCAAGAATTGCCCGATTCGCACGCATGGGCGTCTCTTGGCGAGCACCCTTGCGTGGACTCTTTAATTGCAGAATCAGTGCCGGTTATTGATCTGAGTGACCCCAATGCATTAACACTTGTGGGCGATGCGTGTAAGAGTTGGGGTGTGTTTCAAGTCGTCAACCATGGCATCCCCATCAGCCTTCTTGAAGCCATTGAGGATGCTAGCAGGGACCTTTTCGCATTGCCTCCGGAGCAAAAACTCAAGGCTACTCGCCCGCCTGATGGCTTCTCCGGCTTCGGCCAACCCCGGATTGCTCCGTTCTTTGCCAAGCAAATGTGGTATGAAGGCTTCACCGTCCTCGGATCGCCTCTCGAGCTTGTTTCCAAACTTTGGCCTGAAGAATACTGCACCAAGTTCTG TGAAGTTACTGAAGAATATGACAAACAGATGAAGCAGCTAGCAAATAAGCTCCTCTGGCTCCTGCTTGGCTCACTGGGAATCAACAAAGAAGATGTAGAATGGGCTGGTCCAGAAGGTCAGTTAGAAGGGGCACATGCTGCCTTGCAGTTGAACTCTTACCCAGCTTGTCCACAGCCGGACAAGGCCATGGGTCTTGCCGAGCACACTGACTCCTCCCTCCTCACCATCCTTTACCAGGGCAGCAACAGTGGTCTCCAAGTCGTCCTAGAAGGCAGTGGATGGATCACAGTTCCTCCTCTCCCTGGTGCGCTTGTCGTCAATATCGGCGACCTCCTCCATATACTATCCAACGCTGCATTTCCCAGTGTCCTCCACCGTGCCATGGTTAACAACTCCAAGCAGCGTATCTCCGTCGCCTATTTCTATGGACCACCGGCGACCATTCCAGTGGCGCCCATCCCAAAATTAGTTGACTCCAGTCACCCTCCTGTCTACCGCTCAGTTACATGGAGCGAGTTCCTTGCTACCAAGGCAAAGCATTTCAACAAGGCTCTTTCATTAGTTAGGATGCCAGTGCCGGAAACGGATTCATCGGAGTAA